The Macaca thibetana thibetana isolate TM-01 chromosome 11, ASM2454274v1, whole genome shotgun sequence genome window below encodes:
- the LOC126931051 gene encoding keratin, type II cuticular Hb3, with translation MTCGFISMGCGFRPGNFSCVSACGPRPGRCCITAAPYRGISCYRGLSGGFGSHSVCGGFRAGSCGRSFGYRSGGVCGPSPPCITTVSVNESLLTPLNLEIDPNAQCVKQEEKEQIKCLNSRFAAFIDKVRFLEQQNKLLETKLQFFQNRECCQSNLEPLFEGYIETLRREAECVEADSGRLASELNHVQEVLEGYKKKYEEEVTLRATAENEFVALKKDVDCAYLRKSDLEANVEALIQEIDFLRRLYEEEIRILQSHISDTSVVVKLDNSRDLNMDCIVAEIKAQYDDIATRSRAEAESWYRSKCEEMKATVIRHGETLRRTKEEINELNRMIQRLTAEVENAKCQNSKLEAAVAQSEQQGEAALSDARCKLAELEGALQKAKQDMACLIREYQEVMNSKLGLDIEIATYRRLLEGEEQRLCEGVEAVNVCVSSSRGGVVCGDLCVSGSRPVTGSVCSAPCNGNLVVSTGLCKPCGQLNTTCGGGSCSQGRC, from the exons ATGACCTGTGGCTTCATCTCCATGGGCTGTGGGTTCCGCCCTGGAAACTTCAGCTGCGTCTCCGCCTGCGGGCCCCGGCCCGGCCGCTGCTGCATCACCGCCGCCCCCTACCGTGGCATCTCCTGCTACCGCGGCCTCTCCGGGGGCTTCGGCAGCCACAGCGTGTGCGGCGGCTTCCGCGCCGGCTCCTGTGGACGCAGCTTCGGCTACCGCTCCGGGGGCGTGTGTGGACCCAGCCCCCCATGCATCACCACCGTGTCGGTCAACGAGAGCCTCCTCACGCCCCTCAACCTGGAGATCGACCCCAACGCGCAGTGCgtgaagcaggaggagaaggagcagatcAAGTGCCTCAACAGCAGGTTCGCGGCCTTCATCGACAAG GTGCGCTTCCTGGAGCAGCAGAACAAGCTGCTGGAGACAAAGCTGCAGTTCTTCCAGAACCGCGAGTGCTGCCAGAGCAACCTGGAGCCCCTGTTCGAGGGCTACATCGAGACTCTGCGGCGGGAGGCCGAGTGCGTGGAGGCCGACAGTGGGAGGCTGGCCTCAGAGCTCAACCACGTGCAGGAGGTGCTGGAGGGCTACAAGAAGAA GTATGAAGAAGAAGTCACACTTCGAGCCACAGCAGAGAATGAGTTTGTGGCTCTAAAGAAG GATGTGGACTGCGCCTACCTCCGCAAGTCAGACCTGGAGGCCAACGTGGAGGCCCTGATCCAGGAGATTGACTTCCTGAGGCGGCTGTATGAGGAG GAGATCCGCATTCTCCAGTCCCACATCTCAGACACCTCTGTGGTTGTCAAGCTGGACAACAGCCGGGACCTGAACATGGACTGCATCGTCGCCGAGATCAAGGCACAGTACGACGACATTGCCACCCGCAGCCGGGCGGAGGCTGAGTCCTGGTACCGCAGCAAG TGTGAGGAGATGAAGGCCACGGTGATCAGGCACGGGGAGACTCTGCGCCGCACTAAGGAGGAGATCAATGAGCTAAACCGCATGATCCAGAGGCTAACGGCCGAGGTGGAGAATGCCAAGTGCCAG AACTCCAAGCTGGAGGCCGCGGTGGCCCAGTCTGAGCAGCAGGGTGAGGCAGCCCTCAGCGACGCCCGCTGCAAGCTGGCCGAGCTGGAGGGCGCCCTGCAGAAGGCCAAGCAGGACATGGCCTGCCTGATCAGGGAGTACCAGGAGGTGATGAACTCCAAGCTGGGCCTGGACATCGAGATCGCCACCTATAGGCGCCTGCTGGAGGGCGAGGAGCAGAG GCTGTGTGAAGGTGTTGAAGCTGTGAATGTCT GTGTCAGCAGCTCCCGGGGTGGGGTTGTGTGCGGGGACCTCTGTGTGTCCGGCTCCCGGCCGGTGACAGGCAGCGTCTGCAGCGCCCCCTGCAACGGGAACCTGGTGGTGAGCACCGGCTTGTGCAAGCCCTGTGGCCAGCTGAACACCACCTGCGGAGGGGGCTCATGCAGCCAGGGGAGGTGTTAA